One Borreliella chilensis DNA window includes the following coding sequences:
- the ligA gene encoding NAD-dependent DNA ligase LigA (this protein catalyzes the formation of phosphodiester linkages between 5'-phosphoryl and 3'-hydroxyl groups in double-stranded DNA using NAD as a coenzyme and as the energy source for the reaction; essential for DNA replication and repair of damaged DNA; similar to ligase LigB), which translates to MSIKIQQEISDLKKLIRKWDKEYYVDSLPSVDDFVYDEHFLRLQELENKYPEYRTLDSPTLKLGSDLLNDFKEVEHSVPILSLDKVYDFDLLKSWIDKIDFNNSFSISVEPKIDGCSIVLYYKDGLLEKALTRGNGKFGNDITKNIRTIRHVPLFLDEKVDLVLRGEVYITKENFLKINKFLEKPYANSRNLASGILRRVDSREVANFPLNVFVYDFLNAGLEFKTNNLATARLKELGFKVNPLIKFFDQKNSMGEVLNYIADITKKRNSFEYEIDGVVLKVSDFALRENLGYTSHHPKWAMAYKFEALSGFSRVKSIVVQVGRSGKVTPVANIDKVFVSGAYITNATLHNQEYIMSIGLNVGDVVKVSRRGDVIPAVEMVVNKFSTGFFKVPDNCPACNTVLVKEGAHFFCTNNNCPSVVVERIKYFCSKNCMDIEWFSDKTVSFLFEKKFIFSEIDLYIFDFYKLLEFKGFKAKKVNNLINSIEASKKKPFSKLLLSMGIKELGENTIRLLFLNNLNSFSKLFKLCQDRDFAFSTLLRIKGIGERIALNIIDAFNDSVILNKFKFFENLGFEMEEYIVINDEDSLLAGKKFCITGTFNGCSRSIVIDKLKSKGAIFNTSVTRSLDFLVVGEKAGSKLEKALNLDIKIMSFEDIKRHLD; encoded by the coding sequence ATGAGCATTAAAATACAGCAAGAAATTTCAGATTTGAAGAAGCTGATTAGAAAGTGGGATAAGGAGTATTACGTTGATTCTTTGCCCAGTGTTGATGATTTTGTTTATGATGAGCATTTTTTAAGACTTCAAGAGTTAGAGAATAAGTATCCTGAATATAGGACCTTAGATTCTCCTACGCTTAAGCTTGGCAGTGATCTTTTGAATGACTTTAAAGAGGTTGAACATTCTGTTCCTATATTAAGCCTTGACAAGGTTTATGATTTTGACTTGTTAAAGTCTTGGATAGATAAGATTGATTTTAATAATTCTTTCAGTATTTCTGTTGAACCTAAGATTGATGGGTGTTCTATTGTTCTTTATTATAAAGATGGCCTTCTTGAGAAGGCTCTTACTAGGGGTAATGGAAAATTTGGTAATGACATTACTAAAAACATTAGAACCATTAGGCATGTACCTTTATTTCTTGATGAAAAGGTTGATTTAGTATTAAGGGGCGAGGTTTACATTACTAAAGAAAATTTTTTAAAAATAAATAAATTTTTGGAAAAGCCTTATGCTAATTCTAGAAATTTAGCTTCAGGAATACTTAGAAGAGTTGATAGCAGAGAGGTCGCTAATTTCCCTTTAAATGTTTTCGTTTATGATTTTTTGAATGCTGGATTGGAGTTTAAAACTAACAATTTGGCTACCGCAAGACTTAAAGAATTGGGCTTTAAGGTCAATCCTTTGATTAAATTCTTTGATCAAAAAAATTCAATGGGAGAAGTTTTAAATTACATAGCAGATATAACAAAAAAAAGGAATTCTTTTGAGTATGAAATAGATGGCGTTGTTCTTAAGGTTAGTGATTTTGCTTTAAGAGAGAATTTAGGATATACTTCCCATCATCCTAAATGGGCAATGGCTTATAAATTTGAGGCACTCTCAGGTTTTAGCAGGGTAAAGAGTATTGTTGTTCAGGTTGGGCGCAGTGGTAAGGTTACTCCTGTTGCTAATATTGATAAAGTTTTTGTTTCAGGGGCCTATATTACTAACGCAACGTTACACAACCAGGAGTATATAATGTCTATTGGTTTGAATGTTGGCGATGTTGTTAAAGTTTCAAGAAGAGGAGATGTAATTCCTGCGGTTGAAATGGTGGTAAATAAATTTTCAACAGGATTTTTTAAGGTTCCTGATAATTGTCCAGCTTGTAATACGGTTTTAGTAAAAGAAGGTGCGCATTTTTTTTGTACAAATAACAATTGTCCTTCAGTAGTGGTTGAGAGGATAAAATATTTTTGTAGTAAAAATTGTATGGATATTGAATGGTTTTCTGATAAAACCGTTTCGTTTCTTTTTGAGAAAAAATTTATTTTTTCAGAAATTGATCTTTATATATTTGATTTTTATAAACTCCTTGAATTCAAAGGGTTTAAAGCTAAAAAAGTAAATAATTTAATAAATTCAATCGAAGCTAGCAAAAAAAAACCATTTAGCAAGTTACTTCTTAGCATGGGAATTAAAGAATTGGGAGAAAACACAATAAGGTTATTATTCCTTAATAATTTAAATTCATTTTCAAAGCTTTTTAAGCTTTGTCAAGATAGGGATTTTGCTTTTTCAACATTGTTGAGAATTAAAGGCATAGGAGAGAGAATTGCTTTAAATATTATTGATGCTTTTAACGATTCAGTAATCCTTAATAAGTTTAAATTTTTTGAAAATTTGGGATTTGAAATGGAAGAGTATATTGTAATTAATGATGAAGATAGCTTGTTAGCTGGTAAAAAGTTTTGCATTACTGGAACTTTTAATGGTTGTTCTAGGTCTATTGTTATTGACAAGTTGAAAAGCAAAGGAGCAATTTTTAACACTTCTGTGACCAGAAGTTTAGATTTTCTTGTTGTTGGAGAAAAAGCTGGATCAAAGCTTGAAAAGGCTTTAAATTTGGACATAAAAATTATGTCTTTTGAAGACATTAAGAGGCACTTAGATTAA
- a CDS encoding histidine kinase: MEEHKKALIADDSLFMRKNLIKILRQLGFKEFVEAEDGIQAVKEFEKQKNIDLITLDVTMMGMDGITALERIYETNKKLLKKANILMVTAIGKQELIQKALSLGAKGYITKPFKEDQIIEQIKLLD; this comes from the coding sequence TTGGAAGAACACAAAAAGGCTTTAATAGCTGATGACTCGCTTTTTATGCGAAAAAACCTAATAAAAATCTTAAGACAATTAGGATTTAAAGAATTTGTAGAAGCCGAAGATGGAATTCAAGCTGTTAAAGAATTTGAAAAACAAAAAAATATTGATTTAATAACACTCGATGTAACAATGATGGGAATGGATGGAATTACAGCTCTTGAGAGAATCTACGAAACTAATAAAAAATTGCTTAAAAAAGCTAACATATTAATGGTTACAGCTATTGGGAAACAAGAACTCATACAAAAAGCTTTATCTCTTGGAGCTAAAGGATACATTACAAAACCTTTTAAAGAAGATCAAATAATAGAACAAATTAAACTTTTGGATTAG
- a CDS encoding phosphocarrier protein HPr, with amino-acid sequence MVKKEAIIKAVNGLHVRPASTFVKKAKEYSSEITIESEGKSVSGKSLFRLQTLELSSGKKLLICAEGEDEERAASELAELIESFKE; translated from the coding sequence ATGGTAAAAAAAGAAGCAATTATTAAAGCTGTAAACGGTTTACACGTTAGACCTGCATCAACTTTTGTAAAAAAGGCTAAAGAATATTCTAGTGAAATAACAATAGAGTCTGAAGGAAAGTCTGTTAGTGGGAAAAGTTTATTCAGACTCCAAACTTTGGAATTGTCATCAGGTAAAAAGCTTTTGATATGTGCTGAAGGTGAGGATGAAGAGAGGGCTGCTTCAGAACTTGCAGAGCTTATCGAATCTTTTAAGGAATGA
- a CDS encoding chemotaxis protein CheW, translated as MDMGLDIQDSLSQYLLFSLDELYAIEIKYVVEVLEYTKISKIPRTPSYMAGIINNRGKIVPIIDIRKQFGMSDRVIDEDNKKRNKGVDISNIIILTLAYEGDEFNLGILVDYVNEVLELDPSSIDDAPKIGSGFNSKFISGIGKSNDKFIIILDVENLFDVRELSKFRNTTIYDPEYQQQ; from the coding sequence ATGGACATGGGTTTAGATATACAAGATTCTTTAAGTCAGTATCTTTTATTTAGTTTGGACGAACTTTATGCTATTGAGATTAAATATGTTGTTGAGGTTTTGGAATATACTAAGATATCGAAAATTCCAAGGACTCCTAGTTACATGGCAGGAATAATAAATAATAGAGGCAAAATAGTTCCAATAATTGACATTCGAAAACAATTTGGAATGAGTGACCGTGTTATTGATGAGGATAATAAAAAGAGAAATAAGGGAGTTGATATTTCAAATATTATTATATTGACTTTAGCTTACGAGGGAGATGAATTTAATCTTGGAATTTTAGTAGATTATGTTAATGAAGTTCTTGAATTAGATCCATCTAGTATTGATGATGCTCCTAAGATTGGATCAGGGTTTAATTCAAAATTTATTTCAGGAATTGGTAAGAGCAATGATAAGTTTATTATTATTTTAGATGTAGAAAATTTATTTGATGTTAGAGAGCTTTCTAAGTTTAGAAATACAACAATATATGACCCCGAGTATCAGCAGCAATAG
- a CDS encoding 6-phosphogluconate dehydrogenase (catalyzes the formation of D-ribulose 5-phosphate from 6-phospho-D-gluconate): MDIGIYGLGVMGGNLALNIADNGFNVSVYNRDSEKTEIFVKQNSHKKISGFKDIESFVKSLKTPRKIILMVTSLAVEKVIEQILPFVDKLDVIIDGGNSHYKSTMRLEKELFAKDIYFVGLGISGGERGARFGPALMYGGSKSAYEILEPILNKIAARTKTNDVCSTYIGENGSGHYVKMIHNGVEYADMQLISEVYFFMKKAFNLDNSKISEVFEKWNEGDLSSYLLEVTSKILRYKENNEYLVDKILDIANQKGTGVWTSIDALESNMPVNLIVESVFSRFMSGLKHERIIASDLLKMDTVSFEFELSDWILDLYYALLVSKVVAYAQGFMMLKTASANYSWDLNLGKISLIWREGCIIRSSFLDKIKLAYDKNPHLINLLFDDYFLDLLKNHHKSLRRIISKASEIGIPLPAFYASLSFLDSYSTNYLPSNLIQAQRDFFGAHSFERLDSKRGEFFHSSWQ; encoded by the coding sequence TTGGATATAGGAATTTATGGTCTTGGTGTTATGGGTGGTAATTTAGCACTAAATATTGCTGATAACGGTTTTAATGTTTCTGTTTATAATAGAGATAGTGAAAAAACTGAAATTTTTGTTAAACAAAATTCTCATAAAAAGATAAGTGGTTTTAAAGATATTGAATCTTTTGTTAAAAGCTTGAAGACTCCAAGAAAAATCATCTTGATGGTGACAAGTTTGGCTGTAGAAAAGGTTATTGAACAAATTTTGCCTTTTGTAGATAAATTGGACGTAATTATTGACGGTGGAAATTCTCATTATAAGAGTACAATGAGACTTGAAAAAGAACTGTTTGCTAAAGACATTTATTTTGTAGGACTTGGAATTTCTGGGGGGGAGAGAGGAGCAAGATTTGGCCCTGCGTTAATGTATGGAGGAAGTAAATCAGCTTATGAAATTCTTGAGCCTATATTAAATAAAATTGCAGCTAGAACTAAAACCAACGATGTTTGTTCGACTTATATTGGAGAAAATGGTTCTGGGCACTATGTTAAAATGATACATAATGGGGTGGAATACGCTGATATGCAACTTATCAGTGAGGTTTATTTTTTCATGAAAAAAGCTTTCAATCTAGATAATTCAAAAATTTCTGAAGTTTTTGAAAAGTGGAATGAGGGGGATCTTTCGAGTTATTTACTAGAAGTAACTTCTAAGATTCTTAGGTATAAGGAAAATAATGAATATTTAGTTGATAAAATTTTAGATATTGCAAATCAAAAAGGTACTGGTGTTTGGACTTCTATTGATGCTCTTGAATCTAATATGCCTGTGAATTTAATTGTTGAATCTGTTTTTTCAAGATTTATGTCGGGGTTAAAACACGAAAGGATTATTGCTAGTGATTTGCTCAAGATGGATACCGTCTCTTTTGAGTTTGAGCTTAGTGATTGGATTTTGGATCTTTATTATGCTCTTTTAGTTTCAAAAGTAGTAGCTTATGCTCAAGGTTTTATGATGCTTAAGACCGCATCTGCTAATTATAGTTGGGATTTGAATTTGGGTAAAATTTCTTTAATTTGGAGAGAGGGCTGTATTATTCGCAGTAGTTTTTTAGATAAAATTAAATTAGCTTATGATAAAAATCCCCATCTTATTAATTTACTTTTTGATGATTATTTTTTAGATTTATTAAAAAATCATCACAAATCTTTGAGAAGAATAATTTCAAAAGCTAGTGAGATTGGAATACCTTTGCCTGCATTTTATGCTAGCCTTTCGTTTTTAGATTCTTATTCTACTAATTATTTACCTTCCAACCTAATTCAGGCACAAAGAGATTTTTTTGGTGCACATTCTTTTGAAAGATTAGATTCAAAACGAGGTGAATTTTTTCATAGTTCTTGGCAATAA
- a CDS encoding phosphoenolpyruvate-protein phosphotransferase — translation MTLSGKRISKGIGIGEVLCIRKNFDKMVSREKIDFSQIDSEISKFNKAKSKAIEVLKDLERKAVLQFGDDKKGIFEGQVLIVEDDELSEFVIEYIAKENYSAAYSIYLAFEDLVKSVEDYKDPYLKERASDYKDIRNRLISTVLGQVTDFSEVNKDIILVTEELTPSDTMQFDLNYVKGFLTAVGGETSHAAILARTMGLPALVMSSLDIDSLKDGDKIVIDGISSIVIKNPSSDELNLYEGKILRQLEMEKELFSLKDKDAETKDGIRVALKANIGTPVDISYVNKYGVEGIGLFRTEFLYMKSLQPPTEDEQFEAYKRVLDTMEKKGVVTIRTLDVGGDKEIPYLNFEKEENPFLGFRALRMYKEYEDLIQTQFNAIFRASHYGKIRVMVPMLTRYEEIETIEYFVNNAKNNLKSRSLPFDENLEVGCMIEVPSAALISSKLANRLRFFSIGTNDLTQYVLAVDRGNQKISNLYDKYNPAVLKLIKKVLEDGVSSGIDVSVCGELGGDDAGALVLVGLGFRSLSMIPSATLKVKYLLKKYTIMELEELANKVLNSDSEQETLSYFDKFIGD, via the coding sequence ATGACTTTATCGGGTAAAAGAATATCCAAAGGAATAGGCATTGGAGAAGTTCTTTGTATTAGGAAAAATTTTGACAAAATGGTAAGTAGAGAAAAAATTGACTTTTCTCAGATTGATAGTGAGATATCAAAATTCAATAAAGCCAAGTCAAAAGCGATTGAAGTACTTAAAGATCTTGAGAGGAAAGCTGTGCTTCAGTTTGGAGATGATAAGAAGGGTATTTTTGAAGGTCAGGTGCTAATCGTTGAAGATGATGAACTTTCTGAGTTTGTAATTGAGTATATTGCAAAAGAAAATTATAGTGCTGCTTATTCTATTTATTTAGCATTTGAAGATTTGGTTAAAAGTGTAGAAGATTATAAAGATCCTTATTTAAAAGAAAGAGCGTCTGATTATAAAGACATTAGGAATAGATTAATTTCTACTGTTTTAGGTCAAGTAACCGATTTTTCTGAAGTTAATAAAGATATCATTCTTGTTACCGAGGAATTAACCCCATCTGATACCATGCAATTTGATTTAAATTATGTTAAAGGGTTTTTAACTGCAGTTGGGGGAGAGACTTCTCATGCTGCTATTTTGGCAAGAACAATGGGACTTCCGGCGCTGGTGATGTCTTCTTTAGATATTGATTCGTTAAAGGATGGTGACAAAATAGTTATTGATGGAATATCTTCTATTGTTATTAAAAATCCTTCTTCTGATGAGCTTAATCTTTATGAGGGTAAGATATTACGTCAATTAGAAATGGAAAAAGAACTTTTTTCTTTAAAAGATAAAGATGCCGAAACAAAAGACGGTATAAGAGTGGCTTTAAAGGCAAATATTGGAACGCCTGTTGATATTTCCTATGTTAATAAATATGGCGTTGAGGGAATAGGCCTTTTTAGGACTGAATTCTTATATATGAAATCTTTACAACCTCCAACAGAAGATGAGCAGTTTGAAGCTTATAAGAGAGTTTTAGATACAATGGAAAAAAAAGGTGTTGTTACTATTCGTACTCTTGATGTTGGTGGGGACAAGGAAATTCCTTATCTTAATTTTGAAAAAGAAGAGAATCCTTTTTTGGGTTTTCGTGCGCTTAGAATGTACAAGGAATATGAAGATTTAATTCAAACGCAATTTAATGCTATTTTTAGAGCTAGTCATTATGGAAAGATAAGAGTAATGGTCCCTATGCTTACTAGATATGAAGAGATTGAAACAATAGAATATTTTGTTAATAATGCAAAGAATAATTTGAAGTCCAGAAGTTTACCGTTTGATGAAAATTTGGAAGTGGGTTGCATGATAGAAGTTCCTTCTGCAGCTTTAATTTCGTCTAAACTTGCTAACAGATTGAGGTTTTTTAGTATAGGGACTAATGATTTAACCCAATATGTTTTAGCTGTTGATCGTGGTAATCAGAAAATATCAAATTTATATGACAAGTATAATCCTGCCGTGTTGAAATTGATCAAAAAGGTTCTTGAAGATGGAGTTAGCTCTGGGATTGATGTGTCTGTTTGTGGTGAGCTTGGGGGAGATGATGCTGGAGCTTTAGTTCTTGTAGGTCTTGGATTTAGATCTTTGAGCATGATTCCTAGTGCTACACTTAAGGTTAAGTATTTGCTTAAAAAGTATACAATAATGGAATTGGAAGAATTGGCAAATAAGGTTTTAAATAGTGATTCCGAACAAGAGACTTTAAGTTATTTTGATAAATTTATAGGAGATTAG
- a CDS encoding PTS glucose transporter subunit IIA, whose translation MGFLDFFKKTATLDLIAPISGKVMSIDKVPDEAFAEKIVGDGIAILPTSDELLAPCDGKIGKIFKTNHAFSLETKEGIEIFVHFGINTLNLNGKGFTRVAEEGMNVKQGEVIIRLDLEYLKEHSESVITPVVIANSDEVSSIEYSFGRLENECEYILLSSTALTEEIRHKISQTKPVEAGKDLVLRVKK comes from the coding sequence ATGGGGTTTTTAGATTTTTTTAAAAAAACCGCTACATTGGATTTGATTGCTCCGATTAGTGGGAAAGTAATGTCAATTGATAAGGTTCCTGATGAAGCGTTTGCCGAGAAGATAGTTGGTGATGGAATTGCAATTCTTCCAACAAGTGATGAATTGTTAGCGCCTTGTGATGGTAAAATAGGTAAAATTTTTAAAACTAATCATGCTTTTAGTCTTGAAACTAAAGAGGGCATTGAAATTTTTGTTCATTTTGGAATTAATACTCTTAATTTGAATGGCAAGGGTTTTACAAGAGTTGCTGAGGAAGGCATGAATGTTAAACAAGGCGAAGTTATTATTAGGCTTGATCTTGAATATTTGAAAGAGCATTCGGAGTCAGTTATTACTCCGGTTGTCATTGCAAATTCTGATGAGGTTTCAAGTATAGAATATTCTTTTGGAAGGCTTGAAAATGAGTGTGAATATATTTTATTGTCGTCAACTGCCTTGACAGAAGAAATTAGACATAAAATATCTCAAACAAAGCCCGTTGAAGCAGGTAAAGATTTAGTATTGCGAGTCAAAAAGTAA
- a CDS encoding molecular chaperone Hsp90 translates to MKKQFDTEVNDLLYLIIHSLYSHKEIFLRELISNASDAIDKLKFLNLTNEKFKNIVLEPKIEITFDDKSILIKDNGIGMNEQDLTNHLGVIAKSGTKEFINNLKQDEKKSAGLIGQFGVGFYSAFIVSEKVEVISKKALENDAYIWSSDGKTGYEIEKSNKEEPGTEIKLYLNKEGLEYANKWKIQEIIKKYSNHINYPIYIKYSEPIMKDGKQEGIEEKEEKLNETTALWTKNKSEIKAEEYNEFYKNTTFDYENPLIHIHTKAEGNLEYTSLFYIPNKAPYDLYYPNTKPGVKLFINRIFITDSEGSLLPNYLRFIKGVIDCQDLPLNVSREILQQNKILSKIKSSSVKKILSELEKLSKKNPEKFSDFSKEFGRCIKEGVYSDFENREKLISLIRFKSSNVDGFVSFKDYKERMNESQKSIYYITGGKENILKENPIVNAYKEKGFEILIMDDELDEAILNLIPEYEGLKLKAINKNETSNELKDENFKKIEEEFKDTLAKVKEILKDHIKEVNLSATLIKEPSAIIVDSNDPTYQMQKIMISMGQEVKEIKPILELNPNNKIVKNLKTLEPEKLEKISILLFEEAMLTSGMPSKNPGKFINIINELLEKDLL, encoded by the coding sequence ATGAAAAAACAATTTGATACAGAAGTGAATGATTTACTTTATTTAATCATACACTCTCTTTACTCCCATAAGGAAATATTTTTAAGGGAATTAATATCAAATGCGTCTGACGCTATTGATAAACTCAAGTTTTTAAACTTGACAAATGAAAAATTCAAAAACATTGTTCTAGAGCCAAAAATAGAAATAACCTTTGACGATAAAAGCATCCTAATAAAAGATAATGGGATTGGAATGAATGAACAAGATTTAACTAATCATCTTGGTGTAATTGCAAAATCAGGAACCAAAGAATTTATTAACAATTTAAAACAAGATGAAAAAAAATCTGCAGGTCTAATTGGCCAATTTGGAGTTGGATTTTATAGTGCATTCATAGTATCAGAAAAAGTAGAAGTTATATCAAAAAAAGCTCTAGAAAATGACGCTTACATTTGGTCTAGCGACGGTAAAACGGGATATGAAATAGAAAAATCAAACAAAGAAGAACCAGGCACAGAAATAAAGCTTTATCTTAATAAAGAAGGACTTGAATATGCCAATAAATGGAAAATTCAAGAAATTATTAAAAAATATTCAAATCACATAAATTATCCTATTTACATAAAATACAGCGAACCCATAATGAAGGATGGTAAACAAGAGGGAATAGAAGAAAAAGAAGAAAAATTAAATGAAACCACTGCTCTTTGGACAAAAAATAAAAGTGAAATTAAAGCGGAAGAATATAACGAATTTTATAAAAATACAACCTTTGACTATGAAAATCCACTAATACATATTCACACAAAAGCTGAAGGAAATTTAGAATATACTAGCTTATTCTATATCCCAAACAAAGCTCCTTATGATTTATATTACCCAAACACTAAACCTGGAGTAAAGCTATTTATAAATAGAATCTTTATTACAGACTCTGAAGGCAGCTTGCTTCCAAACTATCTAAGATTTATAAAAGGAGTAATAGACTGTCAAGATTTACCGCTAAATGTAAGTAGAGAGATTTTACAACAAAACAAAATCTTGTCTAAAATAAAATCATCTTCTGTAAAAAAAATTCTAAGCGAACTTGAAAAGCTCAGCAAGAAAAATCCTGAAAAATTTTCAGACTTTTCTAAAGAATTTGGAAGATGCATTAAAGAGGGCGTTTATTCTGATTTTGAAAATAGGGAAAAGCTTATTTCACTAATAAGATTCAAATCTTCAAACGTTGATGGATTTGTATCTTTTAAAGATTACAAAGAAAGAATGAATGAAAGCCAAAAAAGCATTTACTATATAACAGGTGGTAAAGAAAATATATTAAAAGAAAATCCAATCGTAAATGCTTATAAAGAAAAAGGATTTGAAATTCTAATCATGGACGACGAACTTGATGAAGCTATTTTAAATCTAATCCCAGAATACGAAGGATTAAAACTAAAAGCAATAAACAAAAATGAAACTAGCAATGAATTAAAAGATGAAAATTTCAAAAAAATTGAAGAAGAATTCAAAGATACCCTTGCAAAAGTAAAAGAAATTCTTAAGGACCACATAAAAGAGGTAAATCTATCAGCAACATTGATAAAAGAACCTTCGGCAATAATAGTTGATAGCAATGATCCAACTTATCAAATGCAAAAAATCATGATATCAATGGGACAAGAAGTAAAAGAAATTAAACCAATACTTGAATTAAACCCTAATAATAAAATCGTCAAAAATTTAAAAACCTTAGAACCTGAAAAATTAGAAAAAATAAGTATTCTTCTTTTTGAAGAAGCTATGCTAACTTCAGGAATGCCAAGCAAAAATCCAGGAAAATTTATAAACATAATAAACGAACTTCTAGAAAAAGATTTGTTATAA
- a CDS encoding consevred protein gives MVNVKIYYPESFNILSNLFDKNLNNYIIYNELDFKKNPNLFDKKTSIDNFFLVCNFEKFNRMSLRGNFLEMGPCVTYNEILQIGKKNIPSLLYEFISKLNDKIYLNSINLANGFYYKNTIFDIYPLLLSLDAQIEFKNVLTKKTYVFNAYNLNRSDYIANRSTILVTKFKFPMMNLWNRSFYHKLFFNTLSFDVLEEIDIIFICILLNIRRDVINDFLLKIFYDDKVIIIKDFQILLLNKSLPLSFSEIENSLKMLDKNIRDSKNFNIGERSLKLIKNFYLDILMSF, from the coding sequence ATGGTTAATGTTAAGATTTATTATCCTGAAAGTTTTAATATACTATCTAATTTATTTGACAAGAATTTAAATAATTATATCATTTATAATGAGTTGGATTTTAAAAAAAATCCTAATTTGTTTGATAAAAAAACATCTATTGATAATTTTTTCCTTGTTTGTAATTTTGAAAAATTCAATAGGATGTCTTTAAGGGGTAATTTTCTTGAAATGGGACCGTGTGTTACTTACAATGAAATACTTCAGATAGGTAAGAAAAATATTCCAAGTTTGCTTTATGAATTTATTTCTAAATTGAATGATAAAATATATTTAAATAGCATCAATCTTGCAAATGGGTTTTATTATAAGAACACTATTTTTGATATTTATCCTTTATTGTTAAGCCTTGATGCACAGATTGAGTTTAAAAATGTTTTAACCAAGAAGACCTATGTTTTTAATGCTTATAATTTGAATAGGTCTGATTATATTGCAAACCGAAGCACTATTCTTGTTACTAAGTTTAAATTTCCAATGATGAATTTGTGGAACAGAAGTTTTTATCATAAATTATTTTTCAATACTTTGTCTTTTGATGTTTTAGAAGAGATAGACATTATCTTTATATGTATTCTTTTAAACATAAGAAGAGATGTTATAAATGATTTTTTATTAAAAATCTTTTATGATGATAAGGTGATTATTATCAAAGATTTTCAGATTTTACTTTTAAACAAATCTTTGCCGCTTTCATTTTCTGAGATAGAAAATTCTCTTAAAATGTTGGATAAAAATATAAGAGATTCTAAAAATTTTAACATAGGAGAGAGAAGCTTAAAGCTAATAAAGAATTTTTATTTAGATATATTAATGAGTTTTTAA
- a CDS encoding flagellar biosynthesis protein FliS produces MIAKEKIYKQTQINTSNPISILIMLYDKAIQDLKIAKELIKDENWQNEIKANEKIFHAQEIITELMSTLNFEQGGSISTNLLSIYSFLNKELESVILKKEMTKIDNVIKQLQVLSFTWKELRKKENNVKHNKLGINIVG; encoded by the coding sequence TTGATAGCAAAAGAAAAAATATATAAACAAACACAAATAAACACATCAAATCCTATCTCAATATTGATAATGCTTTATGACAAAGCAATACAAGATTTAAAAATAGCCAAAGAACTTATCAAAGATGAAAATTGGCAAAATGAAATTAAAGCTAATGAAAAAATCTTTCATGCACAAGAAATTATTACTGAATTAATGTCAACCTTAAACTTTGAACAAGGTGGAAGCATTTCTACAAACTTACTCTCAATATACTCATTCCTAAATAAAGAGCTAGAAAGCGTTATTTTAAAAAAAGAAATGACTAAAATTGATAATGTTATAAAACAACTGCAAGTATTAAGCTTTACCTGGAAAGAGTTAAGAAAAAAAGAAAATAATGTTAAGCATAATAAATTAGGAATCAATATTGTCGGCTAA